The proteins below come from a single Nocardioides eburneiflavus genomic window:
- a CDS encoding amino acid ABC transporter ATP-binding protein, which translates to MSGDGTVYARGLRKSFGDRVVLDSIDLDVACGEIVCIIGPSGSGKSTLLRCIDGLEEIDRGVLRVNGEDFGFRETATSYQALKRKEVAAQRTRIGMVFQSFNLFPNMTAQENVMSGPVLVKGAPKAESRKRADVLLTSVGLHGHGDHYPWQLSGGQQQRVAIARSLAMDPKVMLFDEPTSALDPERVGEVLAVMKDLAERGMTMLIATHEMGFAREVGDTVMFMDGGFVVEKGAPADVLGNPQEPRTRKFLETVL; encoded by the coding sequence ATGAGCGGCGACGGAACCGTGTACGCGCGCGGCCTGCGCAAGAGCTTCGGCGACAGGGTGGTGCTCGACAGCATCGACCTCGACGTGGCGTGCGGCGAGATCGTGTGCATCATCGGCCCGAGCGGGTCGGGCAAGTCCACCTTGCTGAGGTGCATCGACGGGCTGGAGGAGATCGACCGCGGTGTCCTTCGCGTCAACGGCGAGGACTTCGGGTTCAGGGAGACCGCCACGTCCTACCAGGCGCTGAAGCGCAAGGAGGTCGCTGCGCAACGGACGCGGATCGGCATGGTGTTCCAGTCGTTCAACCTGTTCCCCAACATGACCGCGCAGGAGAACGTGATGTCCGGCCCGGTCCTCGTCAAGGGCGCACCCAAGGCGGAGTCGAGGAAGCGCGCGGACGTGCTCCTCACGAGCGTCGGGCTCCACGGCCACGGCGACCACTACCCGTGGCAGCTCTCCGGCGGCCAGCAGCAGCGGGTCGCCATCGCACGCTCGCTTGCGATGGACCCCAAGGTGATGCTCTTCGACGAGCCCACCAGCGCCCTCGACCCCGAGCGCGTGGGTGAGGTCCTCGCCGTCATGAAGGACCTCGCCGAGCGGGGCATGACCATGCTCATCGCGACCCACGAGATGGGCTTCGCGCGTGAGGTGGGGGACACGGTGATGTTCATGGACGGCGGCTTCGTGGTCGAGAAGGGCGCGCCCGCCGATGTGCTCGGCAATCCCCAGGAGCCGCGCACGCGCAAGTTCCTGGAGACCGTGCTCTAG
- a CDS encoding NAD(P)/FAD-dependent oxidoreductase, with amino-acid sequence MKFTSYWLDTAPATPDRSQTEVGGKVDVAIVGAGLTGTSAALHLARKGARVAVLEKETVGWGASGRNGGMATPGLSLGLRDAIARYGFPMARDLYNSYYDAIDSIEKLVAEEGIDCDFARTGKLTLAAKPAHYEGMKRTHEILTERMGVDTTLVPGGELAAEIRSPRYHGGILDPLGAGLHVGKFVKGLGESAVRAGAEIHEKAGVESLDRLGGTRYDLVTSRGRIRADKVLVATSGYTTRPFRWQQVRIAPVGSFIIVTEPLGKEACDQLLPNRRVVADSKNLLYYFRITPDHRLLFGGRARFAMEGPRSDAKSGRILREAMVEVFPQLADAKVDYCWGGLVDMSMDRLVHAGEQDGLFYSVGYSGHGVQMATHMGKQMADYMDGVLEANPWRDIPFKRIPGHVGPPWFLPFAGAYYRFQDVIR; translated from the coding sequence ATGAAGTTCACGTCGTACTGGCTCGACACCGCGCCGGCCACCCCCGACCGTTCGCAGACGGAGGTCGGCGGCAAGGTCGACGTCGCCATCGTGGGCGCCGGCCTCACGGGCACCTCTGCCGCGCTTCACCTCGCACGGAAGGGCGCGCGGGTGGCCGTGCTCGAGAAGGAGACCGTGGGCTGGGGTGCCTCGGGCCGCAATGGAGGCATGGCCACGCCCGGGCTCTCGCTCGGGCTGCGCGACGCGATCGCACGCTACGGCTTCCCCATGGCGCGCGACCTCTACAACAGCTACTACGACGCGATCGACAGCATCGAGAAGCTGGTCGCCGAGGAGGGCATCGACTGCGACTTCGCCCGGACCGGCAAGCTGACCCTCGCGGCCAAGCCCGCCCACTACGAGGGGATGAAGCGCACCCACGAGATCCTGACCGAGCGCATGGGCGTCGACACCACGCTCGTGCCGGGCGGCGAGCTCGCCGCGGAGATCCGGTCGCCGCGCTACCACGGTGGCATCCTCGACCCCCTCGGTGCCGGGCTGCACGTGGGCAAGTTCGTCAAGGGACTGGGTGAGAGCGCAGTCCGGGCGGGCGCGGAGATCCACGAGAAGGCCGGCGTGGAGTCGCTCGACCGTCTGGGCGGCACCCGCTACGACCTCGTCACCTCGCGCGGGCGGATCCGCGCCGACAAGGTCCTGGTCGCCACCAGCGGCTACACGACACGGCCGTTCCGCTGGCAGCAGGTCCGCATCGCACCCGTCGGCAGCTTCATCATCGTCACCGAGCCCCTCGGCAAGGAGGCGTGCGACCAGCTGCTGCCGAACCGGCGTGTGGTCGCGGACTCCAAGAACCTCCTCTACTACTTCCGCATCACGCCGGACCACCGCCTGCTGTTCGGTGGCCGAGCGCGCTTCGCCATGGAGGGTCCGCGCTCCGACGCGAAGAGCGGCCGCATCCTGCGCGAGGCGATGGTGGAGGTCTTCCCCCAGCTCGCCGATGCCAAGGTCGACTACTGCTGGGGCGGACTGGTGGACATGAGCATGGACCGCCTCGTCCACGCCGGCGAGCAGGACGGCCTCTTCTACTCCGTCGGCTACTCCGGTCATGGAGTCCAGATGGCCACCCACATGGGCAAGCAGATGGCCGACTACATGGACGGCGTGCTGGAAGCGAACCCGTGGCGCGACATTCCCTTCAAGCGGATCCCCGGCCACGTCGGCCCCCCGTGGTTCCTGCCCTTCGCCGGCGCCTACTACCGGTTCCAGGACGTCATCAGGTAG